A section of the Corvus hawaiiensis isolate bCorHaw1 chromosome 16, bCorHaw1.pri.cur, whole genome shotgun sequence genome encodes:
- the CYTH3 gene encoding cytohesin-3 isoform X1: MLKNCTFCSVPVPDDLSMEEREELLNIRRRKKELIDDIERLKFEIAEVMTEIDNLTSVEESKTTQRNKQIAMGRKKFNMDPKKGIQFLIENDLLHNTAEDIAQFLYKGEGLNKTVIGDYLGERDEFNIKVLQAFVELHEFADLNLVQALRQFLWSFRLPGEAQKIDRMMEAFASRYCLCNPGVFQSTDTCYVLSFAIIMLNTSLHNHNVRDKPTVERFISMNRGINEGGDLPEELLRNLYESIKNEPFKIPEDDGNDLTHTFFNPDREGWLLKLGGRVKTWKRRWFILTDNCLYYFEYTTDKEPRGIIPLENLSIREVEDPRKPNCFELYNPSHKGQVIKACKTEADGRVVEGNHVVYRISAPTPEEKEEWIKSIKASISRDPFYDMLATRKRRIANKK, translated from the exons ATGCTAAAGAATTGTACGTTTTgctctgttccagtgcctgatgACCTCTCCatggaagaaagagaagagcttCTAAATATTCGTCGTAGGAAAAAAGAACTGATTGATGATATTGAG AgattaaaatttgaaattgcTGAGGTTATGACTGAAATTGATAATCTGACTAGTGTAGAAGAAAG CAAAACTACACAAAGAAATAAGCAAATAGCCATGGGAAGGAAGAAATTCAACATGGACCCTAAGAAG GGAATACAGTTTCTGATAGAAAATGACCTCCTGCACAACACTGCAGAAGACATTGCACAGTTCCTTTATAAAGGAGAAGGATTAAATAAAACGGTAATTGGAGATTACCTCGGTGAAAG AGATGAATTTAATATTAAAGTTCTTCAGGCTTTTGTTGAACTCCATGAGTTCGCTGATCTCAATCTCGTACAAGCCTTAAG GCAGTTTCTGTGGAGCTTCAGACTCCCAGGAGAGGCTCAAAAAATTGACCGTATGATGGAAGCTTTTGCTTCACGCTATTGCCTTTGTAACCCAGGAGTCTTCCAGTCTACAG ATACATGTTACGTGCTTTCATTTGCCATCATCATGTTGAATACCAGCCTGCACAACCACAACGTGCGAGATAAACCCACAGTGGAGAGGTTTATCTCCATGAATCGTGGAATTAATGAAGGTGGAGACCTTCCAGAGGAATTGCTAAGG aaTTTATATGAAAGTATTAAGAATGAGCCATTTAAAATTCCAGAGGATGATGGAAATGATCTAACGCATACATTTTTTAATCCAGATAGAGAAGGTTGGCTGCTGAAACTAG GGGGAAGAGTAAAAACATGGAAACGGAGATGGTTTATTCTGACTGATAATTGCCTGTATTACTTTGAATACACAACA GACAAAGAACCTCGAGGAATTATTCCGTTAGAAAATCTTAGCATAAGAGAAGTTGAAGACCCTAGGAAACCA AACTGCTTTGAGCTCTACAACCCCAGTCATAAAGGTCAAGTAATTAAAGCATGTAAAACTGAAGCTGATGGTAGAGTGGTGGAAGGCAACCATGTAGTGTACAGAATATCTGCTCCCACcccagaagaaaaggaagagtgGATTAAATCTATCAA agcAAGTATCAGCAGGGATCCCTTTTATGATATGCTGGCAACAAGGAAACGAAGAATTGCAAATAAGAAATAG
- the CYTH3 gene encoding cytohesin-3 isoform X2, translating into MDEEGGGGGGVPDDLSMEEREELLNIRRRKKELIDDIERLKFEIAEVMTEIDNLTSVEESKTTQRNKQIAMGRKKFNMDPKKGIQFLIENDLLHNTAEDIAQFLYKGEGLNKTVIGDYLGERDEFNIKVLQAFVELHEFADLNLVQALRQFLWSFRLPGEAQKIDRMMEAFASRYCLCNPGVFQSTDTCYVLSFAIIMLNTSLHNHNVRDKPTVERFISMNRGINEGGDLPEELLRNLYESIKNEPFKIPEDDGNDLTHTFFNPDREGWLLKLGGGRVKTWKRRWFILTDNCLYYFEYTTDKEPRGIIPLENLSIREVEDPRKPNCFELYNPSHKGQVIKACKTEADGRVVEGNHVVYRISAPTPEEKEEWIKSIKASISRDPFYDMLATRKRRIANKK; encoded by the exons tgcctgatgACCTCTCCatggaagaaagagaagagcttCTAAATATTCGTCGTAGGAAAAAAGAACTGATTGATGATATTGAG AgattaaaatttgaaattgcTGAGGTTATGACTGAAATTGATAATCTGACTAGTGTAGAAGAAAG CAAAACTACACAAAGAAATAAGCAAATAGCCATGGGAAGGAAGAAATTCAACATGGACCCTAAGAAG GGAATACAGTTTCTGATAGAAAATGACCTCCTGCACAACACTGCAGAAGACATTGCACAGTTCCTTTATAAAGGAGAAGGATTAAATAAAACGGTAATTGGAGATTACCTCGGTGAAAG AGATGAATTTAATATTAAAGTTCTTCAGGCTTTTGTTGAACTCCATGAGTTCGCTGATCTCAATCTCGTACAAGCCTTAAG GCAGTTTCTGTGGAGCTTCAGACTCCCAGGAGAGGCTCAAAAAATTGACCGTATGATGGAAGCTTTTGCTTCACGCTATTGCCTTTGTAACCCAGGAGTCTTCCAGTCTACAG ATACATGTTACGTGCTTTCATTTGCCATCATCATGTTGAATACCAGCCTGCACAACCACAACGTGCGAGATAAACCCACAGTGGAGAGGTTTATCTCCATGAATCGTGGAATTAATGAAGGTGGAGACCTTCCAGAGGAATTGCTAAGG aaTTTATATGAAAGTATTAAGAATGAGCCATTTAAAATTCCAGAGGATGATGGAAATGATCTAACGCATACATTTTTTAATCCAGATAGAGAAGGTTGGCTGCTGAAACTAGG AGGGGGAAGAGTAAAAACATGGAAACGGAGATGGTTTATTCTGACTGATAATTGCCTGTATTACTTTGAATACACAACA GACAAAGAACCTCGAGGAATTATTCCGTTAGAAAATCTTAGCATAAGAGAAGTTGAAGACCCTAGGAAACCA AACTGCTTTGAGCTCTACAACCCCAGTCATAAAGGTCAAGTAATTAAAGCATGTAAAACTGAAGCTGATGGTAGAGTGGTGGAAGGCAACCATGTAGTGTACAGAATATCTGCTCCCACcccagaagaaaaggaagagtgGATTAAATCTATCAA agcAAGTATCAGCAGGGATCCCTTTTATGATATGCTGGCAACAAGGAAACGAAGAATTGCAAATAAGAAATAG
- the CYTH3 gene encoding cytohesin-3 isoform X3, producing the protein MEEREELLNIRRRKKELIDDIERLKFEIAEVMTEIDNLTSVEESKTTQRNKQIAMGRKKFNMDPKKGIQFLIENDLLHNTAEDIAQFLYKGEGLNKTVIGDYLGERDEFNIKVLQAFVELHEFADLNLVQALRQFLWSFRLPGEAQKIDRMMEAFASRYCLCNPGVFQSTDTCYVLSFAIIMLNTSLHNHNVRDKPTVERFISMNRGINEGGDLPEELLRNLYESIKNEPFKIPEDDGNDLTHTFFNPDREGWLLKLGGGRVKTWKRRWFILTDNCLYYFEYTTDKEPRGIIPLENLSIREVEDPRKPNCFELYNPSHKGQVIKACKTEADGRVVEGNHVVYRISAPTPEEKEEWIKSIKASISRDPFYDMLATRKRRIANKK; encoded by the exons atggaagaaagagaagagcttCTAAATATTCGTCGTAGGAAAAAAGAACTGATTGATGATATTGAG AgattaaaatttgaaattgcTGAGGTTATGACTGAAATTGATAATCTGACTAGTGTAGAAGAAAG CAAAACTACACAAAGAAATAAGCAAATAGCCATGGGAAGGAAGAAATTCAACATGGACCCTAAGAAG GGAATACAGTTTCTGATAGAAAATGACCTCCTGCACAACACTGCAGAAGACATTGCACAGTTCCTTTATAAAGGAGAAGGATTAAATAAAACGGTAATTGGAGATTACCTCGGTGAAAG AGATGAATTTAATATTAAAGTTCTTCAGGCTTTTGTTGAACTCCATGAGTTCGCTGATCTCAATCTCGTACAAGCCTTAAG GCAGTTTCTGTGGAGCTTCAGACTCCCAGGAGAGGCTCAAAAAATTGACCGTATGATGGAAGCTTTTGCTTCACGCTATTGCCTTTGTAACCCAGGAGTCTTCCAGTCTACAG ATACATGTTACGTGCTTTCATTTGCCATCATCATGTTGAATACCAGCCTGCACAACCACAACGTGCGAGATAAACCCACAGTGGAGAGGTTTATCTCCATGAATCGTGGAATTAATGAAGGTGGAGACCTTCCAGAGGAATTGCTAAGG aaTTTATATGAAAGTATTAAGAATGAGCCATTTAAAATTCCAGAGGATGATGGAAATGATCTAACGCATACATTTTTTAATCCAGATAGAGAAGGTTGGCTGCTGAAACTAGG AGGGGGAAGAGTAAAAACATGGAAACGGAGATGGTTTATTCTGACTGATAATTGCCTGTATTACTTTGAATACACAACA GACAAAGAACCTCGAGGAATTATTCCGTTAGAAAATCTTAGCATAAGAGAAGTTGAAGACCCTAGGAAACCA AACTGCTTTGAGCTCTACAACCCCAGTCATAAAGGTCAAGTAATTAAAGCATGTAAAACTGAAGCTGATGGTAGAGTGGTGGAAGGCAACCATGTAGTGTACAGAATATCTGCTCCCACcccagaagaaaaggaagagtgGATTAAATCTATCAA agcAAGTATCAGCAGGGATCCCTTTTATGATATGCTGGCAACAAGGAAACGAAGAATTGCAAATAAGAAATAG